In Setaria italica strain Yugu1 chromosome I, Setaria_italica_v2.0, whole genome shotgun sequence, the genomic window atcaaataaccttaattaaaaatatacatcaatatatgattttaaatcaTCTATAttttgcactattggtatacgatataataattaaggtctatacgtatgatgtgtgtcaccatttataaagatctAAAGTGATgtgaatatagatttctatgttaaaattgtatatCAATCTTaggattcattaaacaaattcaagtgcatacCTGCGAtgtaaagtgaaaagttaaaaattataaatgtggatgaaagtattatagagtaattactaactaaaatctatcacaattggatgaagatattaagtatacatctgttgacgccaaattttgacacgtgtggaatcggcgtcaagaaagaaagaaatcaggagatgcggcaagacatagaggtcacgattggaaatcggccgattggtgctacagttgaggatcggccgattggtgttGCAGTGTTTCCACgaatggagttggtagaaatcggccgattgggaggctggagcaattgggctggtatgggcttaaagtgaactatgaagataaagagggagtcagcccatgagagcatgatgatcgactccagtacgaatcatacttgtaaatattcgttttcgtttaaaattagagatagagttctagtcggttaagaaatcgtttgtaacaggctataaatagccaccttcatagatctgtaatcatcatcaaatcaatacaacaaactactatttcctcgtacttactttcgagcaggcgacttcgccaatacttttcttcttttcacgagttcgtacgggttggcggggctgcatcagcttgacctccagccgattctataagttccgTCTATCGAATAATATctgagctttaacttcgggcgcatcgttgtcgtttcgtttagatttgtttactcgatatttactagaattctaggttttgcctgttgttctagttttatcaccagttatccagctaggaattggaactttcggctttctcaTACTTTATTACTTAATCTATTGCTTTCTGCATAGCCGATTTAGTTCTATTCCTAgtattgttactgtagcgttgtttagattattctagcagttttctttactaaCGCTGCTCAGCAATCGGCtacattatagccgatttctttattacagcgaatcggccgattcgctgataagctttctcgagatcagaaccttagccgatcgcaacctctgggatctgacacatttctttccttgccaatcaacaggttagattggctggcacgcctcGCGAagcgcaccagggcgatcacccgaacaggagttaagcagattctcccgggtcgtgtgtccgatgctggaGATTccatcggctgatttctagcgccaacaacatctatataagtattatattcgaatatttaacaaacgagaggtagcttatggtaatagttttctagtaatgtagtctcatttttttcattggaggctccccattagttcccacgagacaagctagaaaaaagagataaattatcataaaaattaaaaatatcaaacaccaatcttgtaaactctaataatcatagccattgatctattatattttctaaaaaaatacccaccactatcattgtgaaaatattaaaaaataagctctaaacctatatctaaattaccgagctcagctattataaaaaataatctaaagtaaccccataattttcatccaatttactaatacttATCATTATAAAttattataaagcataacttaaaatgtcattctaaaattttatctatgttacccacgtacatcgttattaaaaataacctaataAAGTAAACATGTGCATCATACGTCcaaaagtaaattaatatatgattcaaatgacctatttatgtcattgttaatataaaaatactaagttaaagtaaaTACACATGATGAAtcccaccatttagaccatttatacatgtacgtgaggaatcgatgaaaaatattgatttgtatgctaaacataatgtatggaggattggaggtgcgatacaaaatggaaaaagtatgaatatggataaaaaaagtgcatagagtaattattattAAAAACAATCACAACTAGACAAAGATGGGTACATAtctaggtacatatctatataagtattatgttgaagtattgaaaaaataagagcgcagtaggtaaacaattttgattattagttaggagtttaatttctaaataattttcaaatacaatagcttctaaaaacattaacctgtgcgggagcacgggttggtGGACTAGTTTTAATGAATATTTAGTGTACCGTATAGGTAGCTCAGTGCTTTGCTTTAACCACTATGGTCCTCGCAAATGATATCTTAGGAGAATATCAATTGCAAAATCATCCCCGAGAAAATGGTTGCTTAGCTTGCGCTGTGCTATGCTCTGTTCACCGACATGGCCCAGATGAACGACAGCACGATGTGGCCGCCATCAATGTCCAGCAAGACCATCACACTTGATATTTCCCATGATTGGCATCATTTGCAGGGATATGACAGCAGCAAGGCACCGACGACAGTCTTGTGATTTTTTTCCCCAGCACCAAAAAGTTAAACATGATGTAGACAGATTCGTCCAACACGTGCAAGTAGCAAGTATTACATCATGTTTAACTTCACAACCAGTGCACAAACTGTAAAACATATAAACCGTCACCGAACTCTCAGAATCAAGTAGACCAGCTTTGGAACCCAAAACGACGAACAATAACCTCTCTCAGAAGATACAATTCCCACGAAAACTCACAAGCAAGCTCGAAATGACATTATTTTCCCTCTTGTTTTCAGATCGTGAAGCAATTATCATACAAAGCAAGCTCACTACAAAGAACAAGTGAAGCCAATGTCTCAACGAGACAAACCATACAGTTCCTAACTGACCGTGGAGATTTTTACATCAGCTACAAACATGCTGGACCAATGCTCTACGATAGGAGTAATTGCTAAAGCCAAAAGTCCCAAATTGATGGTAACCACCAGAATCCCTAAGTTAACAGCCTATCTCAATGCGCATCTTGACCAAAACCGAGCCTGATGATCCAAGTCTCGGGGAAATGAACAGTTTTCAGCAGCGCAACCATGCAGTGCTCATTTTCCCAATGAAGAATTGCTGATCGTCCCAAGATCTGTCTTGTAGTTCTCTCTCAATTCTTTTAACTTCACAAATGATGAATGCTGAATAAAATAAATGTTTTACTATTAGGACATAATCACATATTGGAAATGCAAGTTATTGGCGTAACATACATGCATTACGGAATGCAGTAGATATTAACTAATAAGCTGAGCTTATATCAAAAGAGTACAGGAAACACTCATGCAAGCATGCCACAGGCAATGTACTGAATGCAACAAAATCTAGTTCGCACAAATTCAAATGTTCAGGTTGCACTGATTTcaataaaaaagaattaaaactgGATTTTCAAAACATTGAAGAACTTGGAAGTAAGGTTGCAATGCCTAGTAGTAATTGAAGACTCAGGACACCAATGCAACAAAAAGTGTCAGGAACTCTTCAGTGGATGGGAAAACGACTAGGATTGACAATCTGGCCAAAACAGCCATGTCAGaggctcaatttctttttcaaatCCAGATGTCACCCAAAACAAGGCAGAAGCAGAATGAACACCTCAACCGACATCCAGTTTGGATCAATGAAAAGTTTTAAACCTAGACTTACAGAAAAGAAATGGGGGAAATCCCATTACTAGTACTAAACATGCAATTACATCAGCCACCGTCACAAACTCCAGCAGTATGCCACAGAATAGATGCCTCTATAGATCTGTGCATAGAGCAACTCATAGGATAAAAGGAAACACTCCATTCATACACCCAAGAACAAAAATGGCTGTTAACTATTCATGTAAACAGTTGTTTCGCATGCAATTACATCAGCCACCATCAGAAACTACAGCAGTATACCACAGAATAGAATGTCTCAATAGAGTTTTGCATAGCGCAACTAATAGGACGAAACAAACGCTCTATTCATACACCCAAGAACAAAAGATGGCTATTAACTATTCATGCAAACAGTTTTCATTTTGCACAACTCCATTCCAAAGGCTATGGTCAGGTTCTCACATTGTTGAAAGACACCATAATTGTCAATTTACTACAAAATGCCATAGTTCGGAAAAACAAAGATAGCAGATAAAAAGCTCACAAAGTAGAATACCGTACTAGTACTACTTTGCCAACTTTGAACAATGACAACAAATATGATTTCACAAGTACAGGAGTTGAGATAAATGGCAACAGAAACACGAAGTAAATAACACAAGATTACCAAAAGTAATAATTCTTTAGGTACCAGTAAAGATTCCACCAACATAGGCATTAAAACTTCAAGTATTGAGATAGTACCCCTCCCCCCTAAAAAAACTTATAGGATAGTTATGTTTTTCTATCTTATTACAAAATAAGTTTGTGTGGAGGAACTTAAATCATATTGTCTTAGTTCCAAATAATTTGATAAGATCATAAGACCCAAAATGGAAAACACATGAGTTTAAATTATTGCAAATCGTTCATTAAAAGCAATGATCCTTCCAGCAATCCAACTGTATCAACATGTGCAAGCAGACACATCTATGTTGAACAAACAGTTCCACACATTTTTTCACATATAAACACAGGCGCAAATTGATGGCAACTGGCAAAATACAGATACACAAGCCACACAATAATTTACTAAGCAAGGTGGGTGAAGGACAGATAGAACAACTTACAAGCTGTGTTGACTCGCGAACAAGGGCATTCTCTGTATAAAGAAAGAGTGATCTCTGTTGTTGAGATAGTTCGAACTCCAACCCCACAGCTTGTTTTGGGTCATATCCGGCTACATTGGCAGCATATTCgtttcctttgcttttctttgccTCCAAAGACCTAGCAAACTTTATGCTTTTCTTCGATACTAAGGAATCAGCAAAGATGGATTTTAAATGATCAGTATCACACAAATGAAATCAGCACATACTTATACTTGATCTTATGGAAAAGATAAAAGTAGTTAAATTTGCTATCCTACCAGAAAGCCGGCTTCTTGCATCCTGATAAAGGAGATCCGCCAACATAAAAGCAGCTATTCGCAAGGAAACAGAAGTAAGGTATAAGTTTACATGACATCATGCTGGCATAAACAAGTACATCTGAAAGGAAGAAATGCATGTAAGCATACCCTTAAGACagaaagaacaagcacaagatTTTGTAGAAACAGCTTCTTCCAAGCCACCAGTTCTCATTGAAGCATGCTGAACACTAGAACTCAGCAAGTCACCACCTGTCGTAAAGTCCAATGAAGACAGAGGCTTCTGATTTCCTGATGATCCAACTATCTCCTCTTGAGTCAAGCACTCACCATCATTAGCTACCTCTGAGTTGCTAAAATGACCCGGCAATTCACCACCTGtctcatcatcttcatcatacTCACCTTCAGAATCCAGCGAAGAATCCTGCTCCTTATCACTGAAATCAAATGAATCTACTGATGGGCAACGGTCCCTCAAGTCACTGACCTCCTTGGATAGAAGCCCAGCTGCCTTGGCAGCCATGTGCTGGACCTTGGTGTGCCGAAAAATAGAAGGCCTTTCGAAATTCCCCTTGGCAACACCATCAAACAAGTGCCCAAATACAATCCCTTTCCCTCTACTGCTATTCATTGCATTTTCATCAAACTCTTTCTTAGTCATAGTGTCCTTTTCGATCCGTCTAATCTTTATCCCACCTGTACTGTTCTCTGGATCTGATAGGGCTGGTCGCTTGCAAAGGATATTTGTCAAGTCCCCGAACGCACGGCGTCCACTACCATGAGTGTTTTCCACCATTATTAGGTCCAGATCCTGACCACTTAGCTATATTAACAGCAGCACAAACCCCAAACCCAATGTCCTGGTCAATCCAAAAGGAAAACATCATATTAAGAAGCACGTCCACATTGTGTCGAGGAACGGTAGAACTATAATTCCAGTAGCATGACGTCGACTCAAACAAAGAGCTAGGTGTCGCTGATTGTGAAAACAATTGGATCTGGCCTAAGCAGGAGGCAAATCATCAAGTGCATGCACGGGGTGCTAATTGGACATTTTGAGCAAACTCAAGTGCCCTTGCAGCAGATAATGCACGCCACATACGAACACACAAGAAATTGAAGGTTATCTAATACACGATTCTCCCAATTTTTCGCCCAAGAACAATCAAAGGTCAAAATGCGCAACTGATTTTGTTACATCAACGTCACAGTGCTCATACAAAAAAAGGAATACCCTTATAAAGGCTCAAAATTAGAGCGAAAAGAAGCATTGGATCCCCAACTCAAAGCCAAAACGGAAACAAACCGCAACCAGGATCTACCCAGGGGGTTCAGCTGCAAACCCCGACTCACGGCGGCTACCGGAGTACGAATCAAGCGTTCCAGGTGCAAGCGCATCGAGACATAGGAAATCCAGCGGGATCCTCCCACCGCGCGCGCGGGTGGACTCGCCGACCGGAAGGGAATGTGCAGGTGAGGCGGCGAGGGGGGCGGACGGGAGAGGGGGAGTAGGGTTTGGAGCGAACCTCGCCGCGAGACGCCCGCCCGCCTTTCCCAGTTCGCCGCTGAGGGACCGCGCGGAAGATGGAGCCAGGGAGGGTCTTGGGAGGGAATGGGATGGGGGAGCGTTGGGTTTTGTGGGCGGAGGAGCCTGCGAAAATGGAGGCGGAAACTGGAGCGGGCGGCGTGAGCGAGCCGAAACCGAGGGACCCCTAGCGCGCGCTCGCGTTCGGAATTCAGGGCGGTTGCGTGCGCCCGGGGCGGGAGGCGCCGCGCGCGTAGATTGGGCGCGTCGGCCCTGCCCAGGCGACGCGTGGCGCACAGGCGCGGGCACCGTTCGCTTCGCAATTTCCGTTCCGTTCTGGAAGGAACGGGCTGCGTTTGGATATAGACTATAAAATTCCAAGAAACTTGTAAAAATTAGTATCCTTGAGATTGTTGTGTTGCAAATGCCATTTCTTCCTAAGTTTTGTTGAAACACCACCACGGTACGAACAAGTTTAAGCGAATCAATCCATTTTCACCCATGAAGAGCCACCACCGGACGAACTAGCTGAGTTAAATTTTTTGTTTAAGTGGTTGCATCGGACTTATTTACCATGTTGCAATGATATTTTTATGTAAATAGACAAATTCATTGCAAAACTTACTTGCAAGTGCACCTACCTACCATACAATGTCTGTGTATTGTCTCGGTCACGAAGCTGCATTAGCCTCACCAATTGCTTAAGCTTATCAGCCACGACCATTGCGACATTATTAAGCCAAATTTTGATAGGTTTCATATGCCATGACAATCCTAGGTCATCCTCGAAAAAGCATGTACATTGAGAGGTCTTTGCCCCACGCGTTTTGACGTACCTATTCAGTTTGTAACTTTTATCACACCATATCCTCCTAGGTGAGCTAGTGGCCCTAGGTGAGCTAGTGGCGCTTCTAGATTGGAATCTCGTCCAACTAATTGGTATCATGCTGCTGTCGCCTACCCCCTCTCCTTTTCCATTCTCCATGTGTACAACATTTTGTTCTGCGAGTCATATAATTATTCTAGCCATACAAATTTATGTTTCATCTGTGCaaacttttttgttttgtaagTGTATAATGTTAGTTGAATAGTTATTGTCAATCAAGATGGGTTTGCAATCTGTTCTCGTAAGTTTGCACAATTTACCCCAAACTGTAAATACTTTTGTTTCTCATGCAGCCTTGTTCCGCTCAAACAAACTTTTTCTGTTTACCTGAATAATTTTGTTAAGGAATTTTTAGCTAGTTTTAATTATTTGTTCGCGTCACAAAAGTTTCTCCAGTATAGAATTTTGTTCTGGTGGGATAAAATTTTGTTCTATTTATTAAATAGTTATTGCCAAATATGTAGGAAATATATCATAAGAACCTCAACAAGttaaatgttcaaaatttagaACCCTAACTATTATCGGCAAGAGGAGCGGTCATTCCCGTTCTAGACACAGCTTACATACATTTTCCTACATGGCTTCTTAATCTTTTTTCACACATATTTCATCTATTTATGTCAGTTTGTTTTAAGTTTTCCCGTATTGTTCTTGTATGTCCTTTTGCGTaaaatttattttattatgcTAGTGATCGTGCCAAGTTTTTTTTGAACGCCAATATTTTAGGCACACCACAATCTTAACACAAATAAGATTTTTTTATGGTAGAACTTACCTAATCAGGTTTGAGTTATCGACTCAATACATGTGCTCatgtttttttagatttattttaaGATGCAACATGCGCTATTTTTTCTATTATTTTAAGATGCAACCTGCGCTATTTTTTCCAGTGGTAGAAGAAGTGCTCGTTAATGGTAAAGCATccagtaataatgaatatgattAGTGTGCGCTACGTATATTTTCGTTCCGGGCTAACCCGACACAATGCTGTTCATGTTTTGCCATGCACGGTTTTTTTTATCCCCCTCCTTGGTTGTGTCCTTGATGGGCTATTCATATGAGAAAGCGGATAACGGGCCTAGACTTCCCAATTGGAATACTTTGTAGGCAGGCAACTGGCCCATTCTAATCGCGCAATCGGCATAGTCCACGTCTGACTTCCGCCCCGGCTCGGCCCGCCGAACGGGCAAGCATTACGAGGCCCACGCGCGCATGCGCATGGCCGCCACATTCATAGCTGTCTGTCAAGCCGTAGACGGCCGGCACACGACACGAGCGCGGCGCGGCCCCTCCCCCGGTGAGGCTGCggcccccctcctccctctgtcGCTGATGGCGACCGCACGTCTTAAAAGCCCCGACGCCACCCTCACCCACCGCCCCCACGACCTCGCTTCATTATTACGCCGCGCACGCCCGCAGCGGCGCAGCTGCAGTGGGGAGGAGATCGGCTGCTATTGGCTTGGGGTTTGGAACTTGTTGGACGGGGCAGATGCCTCCTCCCATGGGCGCTTCCACCGAGGAGGACGCGGTCGTGGTCGTGGCGGCCGATGCCATCGCCACGTCGGCGCCGGACGCGGGAGATCCGGACTCACAGGGGAGGAAggataggaggaggaggaagaagaggcggCCGAGGGCaccgacggaggaggaggtggccgcgCGGAGGTTCGTGCTCCGCTGGGCCTGCCCTGGCCGCGAGGCGGCGAGCGACGACGAGCAGGCTGCGCAGGCCGGGAGGGCGCGGGTGCGGCGGCCGCGCGTTGCGGTGGAGCTGCACGCGCACTCGGCGCGCAGCGACGGCTCGCTCTCGCCCGCCGAGCTCGTCGAGCGCGCGCACCGCAACGGGGTAAGCTGCTCTCGCAGTGTCGCTGCTAGCCATTGTTCGTCTGCAGATCGATTGCAGACTTGCATTCTGCACTGTGATCAATCCTTGAGTCACGGCTGATATCGTAGTTCACTGATCATATCTGCCGTTGCAGAGTTCACATGCTGATACTAGCGAACTGCCTTGTGATCAGCACAGGTGAAAGTATTCGCGCTGACTGATCATGACACCATGGCCGGCGTCCCGGAGGCCATGGAAGCGGCAAAACGGGATCCAATCAGGATCATCCCTGGCGTCGAGATCAGCGCCGTGCATTCGCCTAGGTGACCCTCTTCTGTCTTCTCACGGTAGTAAACGGAATATTTGGGCCATGCTATTGTCATGCACTGCAAAATGTGCTTAATCATTAGCGTTCTTGATTGGTAGTGACGAATCTGGGTCTGAGGATCCTGTGCACATTCTTGCATACTATGGTACCTGGGGTCCTGCTAGACCTCAAGAATTAGAGAGGTTTCTAGCGGGTATCAGGGAGGGCCGATATGCACGCGCAAACGAGATGCTACTGAAGCTTAGGAGCCTTAACATGCCAATGAAGCTGGAAGATGTGTGTAAGATAGCTGGGAATGGAGTGGCTCCCGGCAGATTGCATGTGGCCCGTGCCATGGTTGATGCTGGATATGTGGAGAATCTCAGGCAGGCTTTTAGCAGGTACTTGTACGATGGAGGGCCTGCTTATGCCACGTAAGTAGTATCAATTGTTTCCCCTCTCTAGGTCATCTGTGATGGTATATTTCCAGTTCATTCCATATCAGGTGTAGAGCTACATTAACCGTGTGTATTTCGTTTTGTCCATTTGTAGAGGTAGTGAACCGACCGGCGAATCCGTGGTGCAGCTAGTTTGTCAAACCGGGGGTGTAGCAGTTTTAGCTCATCCGTGGGCACTGAAAAATCCTGCTGCTGTGATAAAGAATTTGAAAGCTGCTGGTTTGCATGGTATTGAGGTCTATCGAAGCGATGGGAAAGTATCTGGTATGAACAAGATGGCCATTTTTCGTGTTACAGCACTTCATGACCATAATTATTTGTTGCCCCTTTATGTCTGTTGGATATATCTGAAACTTCTTACTAACAATGGACTGTTTTTCAACAGGATTGAGTGATCTAGCCGATACGTATGAGCTTCTGAAGCTTGGTGGATCAGATTTCCATGGACGGGATGACAAGGAGGAACCTGATGTTGGAAGTGTTGATCTTCCGGTCTTGGCTGTTTTTAAATTTCTTGAGATAGCAAAGCCAATCTGGCATAATGCAATCAAGGAAATATTTGCAAGTATCTCTGAAAGGACTACTGACTTGAATGGATCCAACGGATTTCGACGGATAAGTTCTGCTGGAGATTTCTGCATTTTGCGCCTTTCTTCTAAAGACTCAGAGCTGACAGATGCTTCCGAGGTTGAGGTCCTCCGAGCAGAACTTGCAGACATTGGCCTCACTCCTCAGTAACACGGAACCGGAAGCCCGCAATTGACCATGAGGCAGAAGTGACATGGTAAATGTACTAGCTTAAAATCACCAGTCCATTTTGTACCTTatctaaaaagaaagaaaattgtAGTGTCCCTATGACTTATGATTTTATCACTTGTAATCATGAGAATTTTCATGTCAAATCTCTTTCTACTTTTTGTAGCATGCAAATTTTTTTCATTGTGCTTGCCAGTGGAGCTGATACTAGAAAAGGAGCATAACCACAATCGATTCAGACCGTGATAACATGCAAAACTGAAAACTGAGAGACGTCAGAGCTTATAAAGAACCAGGAGATTGTTGTTAGGACCAGTGATAATTCTGTGTTCACTTGTTTTTGGAGAAATTTCATCTGGAAAGAGGTAGGAGTAGTGGATAGTGGTTTGCTGCACTGCACTATATTTGTTGAAATTAAATCCTATTATGAGTCAGATTCTGGAGATTCAAGTCTTCAGAGGAAGGAATAGCCTGCTGGGGAGCCTGGGAGAATTTGAATGGTTTCAGGGAGAGATGAATGGGaaggagggggaaaaaaaggattCTGCGTAGTGGGCCTTGTGTTGCGCATCTAGCAGGCCGTGTCTAGGAGTGGTTCCGCGGGCTTTCTATGCATCAGTTTGTAGCACATGGGCTTTTTCCTACGAACTTATGACTTGCTAAATTTCAGAAAGCAGTCTTTCAAAAAACTTTCAGAAAGCTAATGTACGCTGTTTGTTTGCTGGAAAAGCTGCTCTAATGCAAGCATCAAGCATTCAGTTTCCAGCTCAACAAAGAATTACTAACAAAAATATGAAGAAGGATAGCAGGTTGCATGATGGGCCTGACAGATGCACCAAAACCTAAAGGTTTATCATTTCCATCCGGCTGGTGGGGAGCTGATTTCGAAACTGGAAGATGGCACGTCAGGCATCATCACGTAATGATGGTATGTCAAGCTGCGGCTGCTACCTTTCATGGATAGACAAGTACTTGCTAATATCAGAGCATAATTGCTGGACAGTGGAGACGGAGGTAGATTATTTTCTGAATTTAGAACTGAGCTCTGGAGTTGAAGGTGTAAAGCAACAAGGGTTGAGAGTTCAGACGTTTCGGTCTTGACTTCAAGT contains:
- the LOC101780442 gene encoding uncharacterized protein LOC101780442; this translates as MVENTHGSGRRAFGDLTNILCKRPALSDPENSTGGIKIRRIEKDTMTKKEFDENAMNSSRGKGIVFGHLFDGVAKGNFERPSIFRHTKVQHMAAKAAGLLSKEVSDLRDRCPSVDSFDFSDKEQDSSLDSEGEYDEDDETGGELPGHFSNSEVANDGECLTQEEIVGSSGNQKPLSSLDFTTGGDLLSSSVQHASMRTGGLEEAVSTKSCACSFCLKAAFMLADLLYQDARSRLSVSKKSIKFARSLEAKKSKGNEYAANVAGYDPKQAVGLEFELSQQQRSLFLYTENALVRESTQLHSSFVKLKELRENYKTDLGTISNSSLGK
- the LOC101780848 gene encoding uncharacterized protein LOC101780848, whose amino-acid sequence is MPPPMGASTEEDAVVVVAADAIATSAPDAGDPDSQGRKDRRRRKKRRPRAPTEEEVAARRFVLRWACPGREAASDDEQAAQAGRARVRRPRVAVELHAHSARSDGSLSPAELVERAHRNGVKVFALTDHDTMAGVPEAMEAAKRDPIRIIPGVEISAVHSPSDESGSEDPVHILAYYGTWGPARPQELERFLAGIREGRYARANEMLLKLRSLNMPMKLEDVCKIAGNGVAPGRLHVARAMVDAGYVENLRQAFSRYLYDGGPAYATGSEPTGESVVQLVCQTGGVAVLAHPWALKNPAAVIKNLKAAGLHGIEVYRSDGKVSGLSDLADTYELLKLGGSDFHGRDDKEEPDVGSVDLPVLAVFKFLEIAKPIWHNAIKEIFASISERTTDLNGSNGFRRISSAGDFCILRLSSKDSELTDASEVEVLRAELADIGLTPQ